Sequence from the Hamadaea flava genome:
ATCACCACGGCGCCGACCGCGAGGTGCAGCGCTGCCAGACCGAGCTTGGCCGCACCGGACACTCCGCCGGTCGGCCCCAGCAGGAGCGACAGCAGCAGGAACCCGCTGGCGATCAGGGTCCAGATCAGCAGCGCCCGGCCGGTCACACGTTCCAGCAGGGCGAGCAGGCCCCAGCCGGCGAGGGCGGAGACGGCGCCGGCGATCAGCGCAGCGGCGAGCGTCACCTCCATGGTCGAGGTGCCGGTCTGCACGGCGAGGTCGATTCCGGCCGGTCCGGACAGCAGGGCGAACCCCGCTCCGGCGACGGCGACGGCGGCGGCGGTGACGCTGAGGCGGCGTACTGATTTCGTCATGCCGGAAGCTTCGCCCCGGCGCACCGGGCGGGTCATCGGTCCGCAAGCCGCCCCGTCTCCTGCTTTGGTCGCGCGCCTACTTCTTAAGTAGGTGGTCGCCGGGCTCCGTCCCTGGTTAGCCTGCCAGCGTGAACGCCCGAAAAGCCGGCCTGACGATCACGCTCGCCGTGATCGGCGCTCTGATCGCGTACGCCCTGTGGGGTGCGAGCCAGAACGACCCCGACAGCTTCCCGCTCGACGTGATCGTCGCGCTCGTGTCGCTCGGCGTCACCGCGTGGCTCTACCGGCAGCCGTTCGCCGGTGGGGTGACCGCCGCAGTGCTCGCCGCGGTCTCCCCGGTCGCGACGCCGGTCGCCAGCTTCGCCGCGTTCCACACCGCCCGGCGACGGCCGTTCCGCGAAGCGCTCGTCGTCACCGTGCTCGGCATACTCGCCCAGGCGGTGCAGGGGATCTGGCGTACTCCGGCAGGGGTTTCCTACGGGTGGTGGCTGCTGCTGATGACGGCGGCGTACGCGGCGCTGCTGGGCTGGGGAACGTGGGCGCAGGCCCGCGCGAACCTGCTCCGGGCGTTGCACGAACGGGCTCGGCGAGCCGAGGAGGAGCAGGAACGCCGGATCGGCGAGGCCCGCCGGGCCGAACGCAACCGCATCGCTCGCGAGATGCACGACGTTCTCGCCCACCGGCTGTCGTTGCTGGCCACCTACGCGGGCGCGGTCGAGTATCGGCCGGACGCCCCGCCCGAGCGGCTGACCGAGGCCGCCCGGGTCATCCGGGCCGGCGCCCACCAGGCCCTCGAGGATCTGCGCGAGGTGATCACCCTGATGCGCTCCGGCGACGACGACAACCCGGACGCCCCCGCCGGACAGACCCTCGCCGACCTGCCCGGACTGCTCGCCGAGGCGCGGGCGGCCGGCCAGCGCGTCGACTTCGACGACGGCCTCGACCTGGACGGCATGCCGCCGGCACTCGGGCGGTGTGCGTATCGCGTGGTGCAGGAAGGACTGACGAACGCGCGCAAGCACGCCCCCGGGCAGGCGGTGACGCTCCAGCTCACGTCCCACCCGGCGACCATCGTGGTACGCAACAAGACGGTCCCGGGCGAGTCGGGACCGGGAGCCGGGACCGGGCTGGCCGGGCTGACCGAGCGGGTGACCCTGGTCGGCGGCGAGCTGGAGCACGAGATCGACGCCGACGGCGAGTTCCGGCTCACCGTGCGACTACCGTGGCCGTCATGATCAGAGTGGTGATCGTCGACGACGACCCGTTGGTACGCGGGGCGCTGACGATGATGCTGGACGGCGCGGACGGCATCGCGGTCGTCGGCGAGGCCGCCGACGGCGCGCAGGCGCTGACGGCGGTCGAGCGGCACGGCCCGGACGTGGTGCTGATGGACATCCGGATGCCCGGCGTGAGCGGCATCGCCGCGACCGAGCGGATCCGGCGGCGCGCCCGGCCGCCCGAGATCATCATGCTGACCACGTTCGACTCCGACGACCACATCGTGCGTGCGCTGCGTGCGGGCGCGAGCGGTTTCCTGCTCAAGGACACCCCGCCGGACCGCATCGCGGCCGCCGTCCGCAGCGTGGCCGCCGGGGAGCCGATCCTGTCGCCGAGCGTGACCCGCCGCCTGGTCGACCAGGTGACGACGGGCGCGGCGGCGGGCGAGAGCGCGCGTGCGACCCTGGCCGCCCTCACCCCGCGCGAACGGGACGTCGTCCTCGCGATCGCCCAAGGACGCTCGAACGCCGAAATCGCCGGAGAACTGCTGATGAGCCTCACGACGGTCAAAGCGCACGTGTCGCACATCCTCACCAAACTCGACCTGACCAACCGTACGCAGATCGCTCTGCTCGCCCACGACGCCGGCCTGATCTGACCGAACCCGCACCTGCGTGCTCGGGATGGCATAGCGTCGAAATCATGATCGGCACGATTTTGTGGGGGATCATCGGCGGCGCCATCGTGGGCATCCTCGCCCGTCTGCTGCTGCCGGGCAAGCAACACATTTCCATGCTCGTGACAGTGATCGTCGGTATCGTCGCCGCGACGCTGGGCGGGCTGATCGCCGACTGGATCGGGGTGGGCGACACCAAGGGCATCGACTGGATCCGGCACTTCATCCAGATCGCCCTGGCCATCCTGTTCGTGTGGCTCGCCGACCGGATGTTCAGCAGCCGGCGTTCGCCACCGGCCGTTCCGGCCCGCTAGCCGGATTCACGGGTATCACCAGACTGTGTGCAGCAGGTGGTTCACGGCCAACGCCGTGACCGCCTGCGCCACGAGCCACGCTTTCCGCCTCGGCAGCAGTGCGGCTGCGGCCGGCAGCCAGATCGCGAACGGCAGCCAGATTCGTTCCACCTCGGCTTTGCTCAGGCCGGACAGGTCCGCCACGACGATCGCCGCGACCGCGCCCAGCGCCAGGATCGCGACCTTCTGCGCTGGATCAGGGTTCTCGGTCGAATCTTGGCCCAAGATTCGACCCGGAACCCTGATCCAATGCGGGCTGCGAGCGCGGCGAGCCCAGCGAGTGGCGTGGCGAGCGGCTGCGGCGACGGCGGCGTACCCGGCTGGGCCGGCGCTGAACGCCAACGCCGCGAGGTTCGCCCACACCCAGTACCAGTAGGGACGCTGGGCGGCGATGCCCTGGTAGTAGCGCACACGGACAGCGGCGTACCCGTCGAACCACCAGAACCCGGCGGCGGCGAACGCGGCGATCGGGAGCACCGCGCCAGCCGACGCCCACAGCAGCGGTCGCCAGCGCCGGGCGGCGACGGCGACCGCCACGGCGAGGAAGGCCATCAGGACCAATCCGTACGACAGGAACACCGCGTATCCGAAGAGTAATCCGGCCGGCAGCGCCCAGACCGCACGGCCGGTGGCCAGCAGGGCGACCGCGACCGACGTGACCCCGAGGAACAGGCCGTCGGCGGAGACGCCGACCCAGACCGCGCCCGGGAACAGGATCACGAAGGGCACGGCGGCGCGAGCGACCTCGGGAGAGCCCAACGAGCGGAGCGTGGCCGGGACGGCCACCGCAGCCAGTGATCCGACCGCGATGCACACCAACGCCGCAGGTACGCCGCCCGCCAACCCGATCCGGTCGAGCCCGGCGAAGACCAGCAATGCCCCGGGTGGATGCCCGGCCGCCTGCGTGTTCCACGAATCGGGCTGGAAGTCCAGGATGCGGTCGGCGTACCCGCGGATCATCGAGGGGATATCCCCGGTGTGGGGGAGCGCGGCGAGGTATTCCGCGTCGACGGTCAGCCGGGTGGCGACCCCGTCGTGCCAGCCGTCCACCAGCGCCAGGCTCAGCGTCCAGCCGAATGCGGCGGCGTAGGACACCGCCATGAGGCGACCCCACGGCCAGGACGTGGGCAGCGCGAAGATCACCAGCGCTGCGATCACGACGGCGGGGATGGTTCCGGGACCTGCATGGGGATCCCGGAGGGCGTACAGGGGAGCGGTGGCGGCCTGGACGTCGACGTGCTGTCCGACGAGGACCGCCGCCACGACCAGCGCGATCGTGCCGGCCAGGACGAGGAGGTCAGGCCGCCGCAAACTCCGCCATCCCCTCCTCGAACGGGACGGCCGCAGTGAAGCCGAGTTCGGTGCCCGCGCGGGCGGGTGAGGCGACGATGTGCCGGACGTCGCCCGCCCGGAACTGCCCGGTGACGACCGGATCCGGCCCGGCCATCACGCCGGCCAACGCGATGGCCAGATCGCCGACCGTCCGGGGCGCGCCTGAGGCGATGTTGAACGCCCGGAACGACGCGGTCGCCGGATCATCCACCCAGGACAGTGCGGCCAGGTTGGCGGCGGCGACGTCGCGTACGTGGACGAAGTCGCGGCGCTGGCCGCCGTCCTCGAACACCTGTGGCGCACGCCCTGCGGCCAGCGCTGACCGGAACAACGCGGCGACCCCGGCGTACGGGGTATCGCGGGGCATCCCGGGACCGTAGACGTTGTGGTAGCGCAGGGCGGCGCACCGGCTGCCCGACGCGTGCGCCCAGGCAGCCGCGAGGTGCTCCTGCGCCAGCTTCGTGGCCGCGTACACGCTGCGGGGGTCGAGCGCCGCGTCCTCGTCGATCACCTCCGGCGTCACGCCCGCGCCACACCGCGGGCAGGTGGGCTCGAACAGGCCCGCGCTCAGATCCTGCTCGTGGCGCACTCCCGCCCGCACCGGGCCGTGCTCCAGGCACGTGTACGCGCCATCGCCGTACACCACCATGGAGGACGCGAGCACCAGCCGGCGTACGCCGTGCCGGGCCATCGCCGCCAGCAGCACGGCGGTGCCCAGGTCGTTGCAGCCCGCGTACTCGGGCAAGTCCTGCAGGTCGACGCCGAGGCCGACCATGGCCGCCTGATGGACGACGGCGTCGACGCCGGAGACCGCTCGGTCCATGGCGGCGGGGTCGCGGAGGTCCGCTCCGCCGGGCAGCGCCCGGTCGAAGACGCGGACGTCGTGTCCGGACGCGGTCAGCAGATCGACGACGGAACGGCCGATGAACCCGGCCCCGCCGGTCACGAGAACCTTCACGCCACTGACGGTAAGGGCCGCGGAGCGCCGCGCCGGGGAGGTGTCACGGGTTCGTAAGGATTTCGCCGGAGTCGTTAAGAATATGCGGCGGACTTCGACGGTACTTTGCCTTCATGGTCGACATAATATTGCCGTGCCTCAATGAAGCTGCCGCATTGCCGCTGGTGCTGACCGGTCTGCCGACCGGCTATCGAGCCATCGTGGCGGACAACGGATCGACCGACGACTCGGTCGCGGTGGCCCGC
This genomic interval carries:
- a CDS encoding DUF6069 family protein, encoding MTKSVRRLSVTAAAVAVAGAGFALLSGPAGIDLAVQTGTSTMEVTLAAALIAGAVSALAGWGLLALLERVTGRALLIWTLIASGFLLLSLLLGPTGGVSGAAKLGLAALHLAVGAVVIPGLRWSAR
- a CDS encoding sensor histidine kinase: MNARKAGLTITLAVIGALIAYALWGASQNDPDSFPLDVIVALVSLGVTAWLYRQPFAGGVTAAVLAAVSPVATPVASFAAFHTARRRPFREALVVTVLGILAQAVQGIWRTPAGVSYGWWLLLMTAAYAALLGWGTWAQARANLLRALHERARRAEEEQERRIGEARRAERNRIAREMHDVLAHRLSLLATYAGAVEYRPDAPPERLTEAARVIRAGAHQALEDLREVITLMRSGDDDNPDAPAGQTLADLPGLLAEARAAGQRVDFDDGLDLDGMPPALGRCAYRVVQEGLTNARKHAPGQAVTLQLTSHPATIVVRNKTVPGESGPGAGTGLAGLTERVTLVGGELEHEIDADGEFRLTVRLPWPS
- a CDS encoding response regulator encodes the protein MIRVVIVDDDPLVRGALTMMLDGADGIAVVGEAADGAQALTAVERHGPDVVLMDIRMPGVSGIAATERIRRRARPPEIIMLTTFDSDDHIVRALRAGASGFLLKDTPPDRIAAAVRSVAAGEPILSPSVTRRLVDQVTTGAAAGESARATLAALTPRERDVVLAIAQGRSNAEIAGELLMSLTTVKAHVSHILTKLDLTNRTQIALLAHDAGLI
- a CDS encoding GlsB/YeaQ/YmgE family stress response membrane protein; its protein translation is MIGTILWGIIGGAIVGILARLLLPGKQHISMLVTVIVGIVAATLGGLIADWIGVGDTKGIDWIRHFIQIALAILFVWLADRMFSSRRSPPAVPAR
- a CDS encoding NAD-dependent epimerase/dehydratase family protein, with amino-acid sequence MKVLVTGGAGFIGRSVVDLLTASGHDVRVFDRALPGGADLRDPAAMDRAVSGVDAVVHQAAMVGLGVDLQDLPEYAGCNDLGTAVLLAAMARHGVRRLVLASSMVVYGDGAYTCLEHGPVRAGVRHEQDLSAGLFEPTCPRCGAGVTPEVIDEDAALDPRSVYAATKLAQEHLAAAWAHASGSRCAALRYHNVYGPGMPRDTPYAGVAALFRSALAAGRAPQVFEDGGQRRDFVHVRDVAAANLAALSWVDDPATASFRAFNIASGAPRTVGDLAIALAGVMAGPDPVVTGQFRAGDVRHIVASPARAGTELGFTAAVPFEEGMAEFAAA